GGCTGCGGCGAGGTTTTCGCGCAAATGCTTGAGTTCCGGCTTGGGAATCTCGTTGCCGTGGTGCGGATGGTGCACGAAGAACTCGCGCCGGTTCAACAGCACCCGGAAGCGCGCGCCATGGCTCGGCTCTACCTCCGCGCCAAGATGGCGCAGCAGCGATTCCACCTCGCGCCACTGGATGTTGCTGGCGATCGGCTCGTGGAAGATGGCCTGCAGGACGTTGCGATGCTTGTGGCTCATGTCGCCCTCCCTCGGTGGGGGCACCGGCGTCGAAGGCCGCGGTACCCGACACTCCGTTATATGTGCTGCAGCCGTCGGCGGCCAGCCGCGCAGCGGCGGCAGGTTCGGCATGAGGATGGGAAGCGCCGCCCCACCGCGTTAGCATTCGGCATATCCGCCTGGAGATTACCCAATGCCACGCCCCCGCCACCGCGAACATCACCGCACCGAACGCATCGGCTGGCTGCGCGCCGCGGTGCTCGGCGCCAACGACGGCATCGTCTCCACCGCCAGCCTGATGGTGGGCGTGGCGGCGGCCAATGCGGACCGCGCCGGGCTGATGCTGGCCGGCGTTGCG
Above is a window of Azoarcus olearius DNA encoding:
- a CDS encoding type II toxin-antitoxin system HicA family toxin, producing MSHKHRNVLQAIFHEPIASNIQWREVESLLRHLGAEVEPSHGARFRVLLNRREFFVHHPHHGNEIPKPELKHLRENLAAAGVTLARYDEAHAGHA